Below is a window of Virgibacillus sp. NKC19-3 DNA.
CTTTAAGGAGGTGGTTGCTTAAGTGAAAGTAGGACCAATCGTTGCTGTTCTTGGTGCGGAAGATAATGTGCTCATGTTCTTTATCGCATCTGTCATTATTAATACGATTGTAAAAGCTTTATTGGTTAATCCTTTAGAAAAAAGAGCATTTTGAAGATATTTTAATTATATAGAGAGAGGGTGATTTGATGAAGATGCATAAATTAACACCTTATTTATTTTTGATTCCCGGTTGCACCATTTTGGGAGCCTTTATTTTTTATCCAATATTGCAGGCTTTATGGTTGAGTTTGACCGAATATAGTATCATAGGTGAGCCAGAGTTCATTGGCTTTGAAAATTACCAAAATTTATTTCAAGATGATTTATTTTGGCTAACGCTGAAGAATACGTTTATTTATCTTATTGGGGTTGTTCCAGCTCTTGTTATTATTCCTATTTTTCTGGCTGTTTTGGTCAATCAAAAATTAAGAGGGATTAGCTTTTTCCGATCAGCTTATTTTATACCTGTTGTCACTTCATTAGTAGTTGCAGGTATCGCTTGGGAATGGGTGTATAGAGAAAATGGCTTGTTGAACTATGCGCTTGATCTATTGGGAATAATTAATGAGCAAGTTGGGTGGCTGACAACGACTTCTACGGCTATTTTTGCTGTCATGATTGTGACCATTTGGCAAGGACTAGGATATTACATGGTCATCTATATAGCAGGATTGCAATCAATTTCCACAGATATTTATGAGGCTGCAAAAATCGATGGAGCAAACTGGTGGCAACAAGTAACTCGTATAACTATTCCTATGTTGATGCCCTTTATATTAATTGTAGCCATTATGTCTTCAATCGCTGCTATGCAAGTGTTTGACGAAATATACATAATGACCGGCGGTGGTCCATTACACAGTTCGGAAACATTGGTTCTTTATATTTACAGAGAGGCATTTGAAAACTTAAATATGGGTTATGCTAGTGCTGCTGGAGTTATTTTGTTTTTAATCACTTTGGTTTTATCGATTATTAACCTGAAGTTTTTTGGCAATAAAGACAACAAGGGATAGAGAGGTGGAAAAATTGGCTTTAACGACAGCAAAAAATCAAAAAACTTTTTCGACAACTGTCATGAACTTCACTAAAAAGCTGCTGCTTTACATTTTATTAACTTTAGTCGCTTTATTTATGCTTGGTCCATTTATATGGCTTATTTCAACAGCTCTTAAATCCGGTGGTGAAAATATATTTCAATATCCCCCACAATTGATTCCAGAACAAGTTACCTTTTCGAATTTCGTGGGAGTGATGGACGCTTTTCCGTTTTGGACGTATCTATTAAATAGTGTGATTGTCACTATATTGACGGTGATACTCAACGTTTTATTTTGCTCCCTTGCCGCTTATCCGCTCGCTAGGATGAAGTTTAAGGGTAAAAATCTCATATTTATCTTAATACTTAGCACGATGATGATCCCGTTCCAGCTTTTAATGATTCCCGTTTATGAATTGGCCCTATCCCTAGGGTTAGACAATACATATGCTGGGATGATTTTACCGCAAATCACTACAGCTTTTGGTGTGTTTTTAATGCGACAAGCATTCATGGTCATACCATATGAGTTGGATGAATCAGCCAGAATGGATGGTGCCAACAGGTTTCAGATATGGCTAAGAATATTAATGCCGCTTGCGAAGCCATCGATGCTGACATTAACCGTTTTTACATTTATTTTTGCTTGGGGAGATTTCCTGTGGCCACTTATTATCATAAGTGATCAAGATATGTTCACTTTAACATTAGGACTGGATATGCTTTCTGGCACATTTTCTTCAGATTGGCGTTTAATTGCGGCAGGTGCTATTATATCGATGCTTCCAGCGATTGTTGTCTTCTTATTTTTACAGAAGTATTTCATTGGAGGCTTGATGAAAGGCGCTGTCAAGGAATAATAGTAACAGAGTGGTATTCTTAAGATATTAATTTGTAACAAATATCATTAATACTAATTCTAATAAAGTAAGACTTATTATGAATCTATTTTAATATGAAACATTTTGAAGATATTTTAATTATTGAGGGAGGAAAATGAAATGAAAAAAAAGGGAAAACTAATGGCTCTTGTATCAGTAATGTCTATGCTATTTATTGCCGGTTGTAATGATGACAACGGTGAGGAGGGAATAACGCTTGATTTCTGGACCAATCAGCTAGAGCCAACATATACGGAGTATCTTGAAGAGCTAATTAATGAATATGAGGAGCAGAATCCCGAAGTTACAATTAACTGGCTTGATGTCCCTGCAGATGATTTAGAGGAGAAAGTTTTGGCAGATGTAAGTTCAGGGAATGAACCTGATGTTGTAAATTTGGACCCATCATTTGCTTCTAGTCTGGCAGATGTAAATGCAACGATCAATATGGACGAATATGTATCAGAGGAAGATCGAGATCAATACCTTGATAATGCTTGGGAAGCCAATCAGATAGATGGAGAAACATTTGCTATTCCGTGGTATCTTGGTACAGCGGTAACTCATTATAATAAAGGGATCTTTGAAGAAGCAGATTTAGACCCTGAGCAACCTCCGGAAACATTTGAAGAAGCAAAGGAATATGCAGAGGTTATAGATGAAGAAACAGATGCGTACGGATACTTTCCTTCTATGGATGGAACTCTTTCTTTACAGTATATGGAACAATGGGGGGTTTCTGTAACAAATGATGATGGTACAGCTGCTTTTAATACACCGGAGGGGGTTGAAGTACTTGATTACTTTACGGAGCTCTATGAAAACGGCTTAATCCCCTCTGAGTCACTCACCGGAGAGGAACGTGAAGGAACTAATTTCTATCAGGCAGGCGAAGTAGCATTTGGAGGATTTATTCTAAATGAGGTTGAAGAAAATGCCCCGGATATATACGATAATACAGGAGTTTCGGACCAAATTACTGGAGAAGCAGAAGTTAAAGATTTAATAGTTCAGAATATAGTTGTTCCGGAACCGAGTGATCATCATGAAGAAGCGGTAGATTTTGCACTGTTTATTACAAATCCGGAAAATCAGCTGGAATTCGCGCAGATTGCTGGCTCTGGAGTCCTTCCTTCAACAGAAGAAACATTAGAGGATCCATATTTTTCAGAAGTTCCAGAAAATGCTACAGTTACAGACTTGGTAAGGGTAACTGAGGCCGAACAATTACCAGATGCTGAACTGTTAGTTCCGCCAATGGAAAATCTAAATGAATTAACAACGATTATGCATGATGCTTTTTCAAAAGCGATGTTGGGTGAGACAACTTCAGAAGAAGCACTCGCAGAAGCTGAGGAAGAGTGGAACAATGTTGTATCAGAGTAATAAGTTTAATTAGTAGATAAATATTTTGGAGGGTATTATGACTAACAATAAAACGATCCACATCATTCCCCACACTCACTGGGATCGGGAGTGGTATTTGCCTTACGAGAAGCATCATATGAAATTAGTAGATTTGATGGACTCACTACTGGAAACATTGAAGTCAGAGCCAGAGTATAAAAGTTTCCATCTGGATGGACACACGATTATCCTAGATGACTATCTGCAAGTACGTCCGGACAAAAGGGCTGAGTTGCAAAAACATATTAATGAAGGCCGAATCCATATCGGACCTTGGTACATTTTACAGGATGAATTTCTGACAAGTAGCGAATCTAATATCCGCAACCTGCAATATGGTATGAAAGACTCCAAAAAATGGGGCAACATGTTAAAAAGTGGATACTTTCCCGATTCATTTGGAAATATGGGACAAGCACCACAGATTCTTATGCAAGCCGGTATTAACAATGCTCTGTTTGCTCGCGGTGTCAAACCAACAGGGTTTAACAACGAAGTAATCGAATCGGATAGTTTTGAATCCCCTTATTCGGAAATGTACTGGCGATCACCGGATGGTTCAAAAGTTTACGGTATTTTGTTTGCCAACTGGTATTGTAACGGAAACGAGATTCCAGTCAACGAAAAAGAAGCTGTGTCTTACTGGGATAGTCAAATAGAAGCGATGGAAAAATACGCTGCGGGTCCACATATGCTGATGATGAATGGTTGTGATCATCAACCTATTCAAACTAATCTTTCTGAAGCAATCAAGACGGCACAAAATTTGTATCCCGATATTACGTTTAAACATTCAAACTTCAATGATTATGTCCAAAATCTAACGCAAACATTACCGGAAGATCTAAAAATAGTGGACGGCGAACTCCGAAGCCAAAAGACAGATGGTTGGGGAACTTTAGTTAATACAGCATCATCCCGTCTTTATTTAAAACAGATGAATCGGACAGGTGAAACAATTTTAGCTAAAGTAGCGGAACCGCTTGAGACATTCGCTTATATGCTAGGGAAACCTTACAATCATCAAAAATTAGAATATGCCTGGAAAAAATTGATGCAGAATCATGCTCATGACAGCATATGTGGATGCGGTGTGGATGAGATACATCGCGGTGTGGTAACACGATTTGCTGATAGTAAGCATGTAGCAGAATCTTTAGTAGAAGAATCACTGACGTCTATTACCAATCATATCGATACAACTGTATTCGGTGACATGGACAAAGCTGCGCTACCTTTTGTCGTATACAACACGAGTGGTTACGGAAAAAGTGGTACCGTAAGTATCATTCTTGATGTTAAACGTGCGTATTTTGCGGATGGTGTTAATAAAGAAGCGCTGAAGTCGTTTGACCTGGGCCAGAAGGAGCTTGTCGATGCTTCCGGGAATCGTTTTGATTTTACAATGGAAGATTTGGGAATTTCCTTTTCTTATGATTTACCAGAAGATAAATTCCGCCAGACATACATGGCTCGCCGTATTAAGGTAACATTTGAAGCAAATGATGTGCCTGCGCTTGGTTACCGCACATATGCACTTATTTCATCGGAAAACGAATTAGATGCAGACAAGCATTCACAAAGTTTGGTTGTATCTGATAATGAAATGGCCAATGAATACCTGCATGTCAAAATGAATGGAAATGGTTCGCTGACTATCACGGATAAACAAACCGGAAAAACATTCGAACAGCTTGGTGTTTATGAAGATACCGGGGATATAGGAAATGAATATATGTACAAACAACCCGATAATGAGGAACCGTTGACGACAAAAGACGCGTTAGCTTCTATCAAACTGATTGAGGACAAACCGTACCGTGCCGCCTTTGATATTACACATGACATGACGATTCCAAAAAGTGCGGACGAGCTGTTGGAACAAGAACAGCGGGAAGTTGTTCCATTCAACATCCGAAAAGCACAACGTACGAAAGAAACGGTATCGTTAACTATTTCAACCCGTGTATCACTCGAAAGGAACGGAAAAGGTGTACACGTCACAGCCAAGTTTAATAATCAGGCAAAAGACCATCGTCTCCGGACGCTCTTCCCAACAGGTATAGAAACGGATCATCATCACGCTGATTCGATTTTTGAAGTAGTCAAGCGCCCGAATGAACCGGCTGAGGAATGGAGTAATCCCGACAATTCCCAGCATCAGCAGGATTTTGTATCCGTTAGTAATGAAGAGGAGAGTTTGACGATCGCCAATTATGGTCTGAATGAGTATGAAATCCTCCGCGATGACCAAAACACAATTGCAGTAACCTTGCTTCGTTCAGTCGGTGAGATGGGAGACTGGGGTCACTTTCCAACTCCTGAAGCTCAATGTCTCGGGGAAAGTATTGTTTCATATGCCATTTATCCAAGTAATGGGCAAACTACCGATAGCTACCGCAAAGCTTATCAGTACCAGATACCTTGGTCGACCTGTCAATCTGCTATTCAGGAAGGTAGCCTGAAAGAGGAAGGATCCTTCATCGATTGGCAAGGAGACCACTTAGCTTTTTCTTCTATAAAGGTGTCTGAAGCGACTGGTGATATCATGTTGCGTTGGTTCAATCTGCAAAGTGCAAACGATATCCTCCAAGTAAACGGACCATCCGAGTGGTCAGCTTATGAGAGTAATGTTATCGAGGAATACGTAAATAAACCAGTCGGTCAAGAGCAAGACAAGATAAGTATTCCTGCAAGCGGACATAAAATTGTAACTGTCGGTTTTAAGCGGTAATTGATATACTCCTGGGCGGACAACTTTCGCCCGGGATAATCACATATTTCATCATACAAAAAGGAGAATTCTTAGATGGATAAGCAAATACCTGAGTCAATGCAGCATATAATCAACAAAGTGAATGGATTTTTTTCAGGTGATGATAAGGTTCGTACTATGTTCCAGTACTGCTTTACCAGCACATTAGAAACGACCATCCGTCCTCAAGATGATGGAACAACGTTTGTCATCACTGGAGATATACCTGCCATGTGGCTTCGAGATTCAGCAGCACAAGTTAGACCATACTTATTGCTTGCTGAAACGGATGAATCCATGGCAGATATGATTCAAGGCGTTATTCAAA
It encodes the following:
- a CDS encoding ABC transporter substrate-binding protein, which translates into the protein MKKKGKLMALVSVMSMLFIAGCNDDNGEEGITLDFWTNQLEPTYTEYLEELINEYEEQNPEVTINWLDVPADDLEEKVLADVSSGNEPDVVNLDPSFASSLADVNATINMDEYVSEEDRDQYLDNAWEANQIDGETFAIPWYLGTAVTHYNKGIFEEADLDPEQPPETFEEAKEYAEVIDEETDAYGYFPSMDGTLSLQYMEQWGVSVTNDDGTAAFNTPEGVEVLDYFTELYENGLIPSESLTGEEREGTNFYQAGEVAFGGFILNEVEENAPDIYDNTGVSDQITGEAEVKDLIVQNIVVPEPSDHHEEAVDFALFITNPENQLEFAQIAGSGVLPSTEETLEDPYFSEVPENATVTDLVRVTEAEQLPDAELLVPPMENLNELTTIMHDAFSKAMLGETTSEEALAEAEEEWNNVVSE
- a CDS encoding carbohydrate ABC transporter permease — translated: MALTTAKNQKTFSTTVMNFTKKLLLYILLTLVALFMLGPFIWLISTALKSGGENIFQYPPQLIPEQVTFSNFVGVMDAFPFWTYLLNSVIVTILTVILNVLFCSLAAYPLARMKFKGKNLIFILILSTMMIPFQLLMIPVYELALSLGLDNTYAGMILPQITTAFGVFLMRQAFMVIPYELDESARMDGANRFQIWLRILMPLAKPSMLTLTVFTFIFAWGDFLWPLIIISDQDMFTLTLGLDMLSGTFSSDWRLIAAGAIISMLPAIVVFLFLQKYFIGGLMKGAVKE
- a CDS encoding carbohydrate ABC transporter permease gives rise to the protein MKMHKLTPYLFLIPGCTILGAFIFYPILQALWLSLTEYSIIGEPEFIGFENYQNLFQDDLFWLTLKNTFIYLIGVVPALVIIPIFLAVLVNQKLRGISFFRSAYFIPVVTSLVVAGIAWEWVYRENGLLNYALDLLGIINEQVGWLTTTSTAIFAVMIVTIWQGLGYYMVIYIAGLQSISTDIYEAAKIDGANWWQQVTRITIPMLMPFILIVAIMSSIAAMQVFDEIYIMTGGGPLHSSETLVLYIYREAFENLNMGYASAAGVILFLITLVLSIINLKFFGNKDNKG
- a CDS encoding alpha-mannosidase — encoded protein: MTNNKTIHIIPHTHWDREWYLPYEKHHMKLVDLMDSLLETLKSEPEYKSFHLDGHTIILDDYLQVRPDKRAELQKHINEGRIHIGPWYILQDEFLTSSESNIRNLQYGMKDSKKWGNMLKSGYFPDSFGNMGQAPQILMQAGINNALFARGVKPTGFNNEVIESDSFESPYSEMYWRSPDGSKVYGILFANWYCNGNEIPVNEKEAVSYWDSQIEAMEKYAAGPHMLMMNGCDHQPIQTNLSEAIKTAQNLYPDITFKHSNFNDYVQNLTQTLPEDLKIVDGELRSQKTDGWGTLVNTASSRLYLKQMNRTGETILAKVAEPLETFAYMLGKPYNHQKLEYAWKKLMQNHAHDSICGCGVDEIHRGVVTRFADSKHVAESLVEESLTSITNHIDTTVFGDMDKAALPFVVYNTSGYGKSGTVSIILDVKRAYFADGVNKEALKSFDLGQKELVDASGNRFDFTMEDLGISFSYDLPEDKFRQTYMARRIKVTFEANDVPALGYRTYALISSENELDADKHSQSLVVSDNEMANEYLHVKMNGNGSLTITDKQTGKTFEQLGVYEDTGDIGNEYMYKQPDNEEPLTTKDALASIKLIEDKPYRAAFDITHDMTIPKSADELLEQEQREVVPFNIRKAQRTKETVSLTISTRVSLERNGKGVHVTAKFNNQAKDHRLRTLFPTGIETDHHHADSIFEVVKRPNEPAEEWSNPDNSQHQQDFVSVSNEEESLTIANYGLNEYEILRDDQNTIAVTLLRSVGEMGDWGHFPTPEAQCLGESIVSYAIYPSNGQTTDSYRKAYQYQIPWSTCQSAIQEGSLKEEGSFIDWQGDHLAFSSIKVSEATGDIMLRWFNLQSANDILQVNGPSEWSAYESNVIEEYVNKPVGQEQDKISIPASGHKIVTVGFKR